The Triticum aestivum cultivar Chinese Spring chromosome 6D, IWGSC CS RefSeq v2.1, whole genome shotgun sequence genomic sequence TTAGATGAACTTCAGCCTCAGTTGCTTTGATAATAAATTTGAACGCTATTACATGTGGCCCATGATGTGAAAGGTTATTCTTGACTGGCTTTTGTCTAGTATAGTAGCCTGCTACTATTTCGGCCTTCTGTAAGTTAGTTAAAATTGTCTGAGTTTACATGGAAATGAAGCTTCAGTTTGCGATGGACAATGTATATGACTGGTCGAGTTCAGTCAGAAATAAACTGAGTCCAACCTCTCACTTAATTTACCCTTGTTTTCTCTATTTTTGGCATAGAATTGCTTGAGTTATGCATTCCAGTACATGGTTACATCAAACTACTGAAGGGCCGTAATGATGTGAGTTACTTTGCATAGCTGGCCAGTTAACATTTTGTTTCAAATGCCTGCACGGGCTGCACTAATTCAGCAAACACTAATACTCTTGTATAATTTCTCATGTGCACTTTGTTTCAATTTATTGGTTGCTGAAATTCTTAGCACTAATACCTCACATTTGCACTTTGTTTCAATTTATAGGTTGCTGAAATTCTTTTGGATGAAGATTCATTTGCTGCAACTATCCGAGATTACTCCAAGTTAATTGATCTTCACTCTAGAGCAAATCACGTGCAAGATGTAGAAAGGATACTTGGTAAAATGAAAGAGAAGGATATTGCACCTGATATCCTCACATCCATCACCTTAGTCCACATGTATAGCAAATCTGGCAATCTTGAACAAGCCACGCGGGCGTTTGACTTTATCCAAAAGGAGGGCCTCCAACCAGATACGAAACTCTTTACATCAATGATTAGTGCCTGTATTAACGCTGGAGATCCGAAACAAGCAGAGAGATTGGTAAAGAAAATGGATGAGCTTTCCATGAAACCCAGCAGGGAAATATACATGGATGTGATGCGGGCATATGCTGAGCGTAACTTAGTAGATGGAGCTCAATCGGTAAAAACAAAAATGTCATTCGCTGGAATTGAGCCCCCGTTGGAGTGCTTCACATTGCTTATAGAAGCATATGGACGGGCTGGCAACCCTGATTGTGCATATGAAGCGTTTGAACAGATGAGGAAGAATGGGCATGAACCAGATGACCGTTGCCTGGCTGGTATGATTACTGCACTCATGAAGAAGAACCAGCTGGACCAGGCTTTGAAGTTGCTGCTGAGTTTAGAGAAGGAGGGGGTTAAACCTGGAGTTAAGACAAATCTGGCCCTGCTGGATTGGCTGTCCACGTTGCAGTTGGTGCAAGAGGCTGAACAACTTGTACAGAAGATAAGAAAGGTGGGAGAAGAGCCCCTAGAGATCCATGTTTACCTTGCTGATATGTATGCGAAATCACGCCAGGAAGAGAAAGCCCGCAAATCCCTCAAGATCTTGGAAGAGAAGAAGAGACTGCTGAAGGCTGATCAGTTTGAGAGGATTATAAGAGGCCTTCAGGTAGGGGGTTTCTcggaagatgcaagcaaatattTCAAAATGATGAGATCTCGTGGCTTTGTTCCATCAGCAACAGTCGAGGCCGGGGTCAGGGGCGTCGGTCGCCTGGCTGGCAGGTAGCTAGCTGGTCATGGCACTGATTCTGGTATGAAATCTAGCAGTAGCACCAACGACGTCACAGATTATTCAGAGGAACTGATGTGATAAAGATCCCTATTATCGGGCGAATTTTAGTTGTTATTTAAGGTCTGTAGACCATAAGCTCAGATGAAGTTGATGAGTGCGTGAACCCCTGGTGCTAGTGCCATGAATTTTCTGCTCTCATAAATCGGTTCTTGCACTTGTATTTCATATAACATGTTTTGTCATTGTAAAATCTGAATCGCCAGATTGTGCCAAGAAACAGATTTATTTATCTTTCTCGGAGCAAATACCCCCGAGTTTGTCCCAAGAGCTTTCACGGCTTGTTAGCACGTCTAAACGTGATTAGTGGTGAGTTCACTCTCACTCCATCTCATTTTTTTGTCTTCTATTTAGAACCCACCAGGCCCCTCTCGTTTGGAAGAGAAGAGTTCACTCCCCACTTCACCCCAATCTCCCTCGATCTCATACATGACTACACTTACATAGCTCGATCAAACCAGCAACTGACCACCTCGCATGTTTTGAATGAGAACTTATGTAGCCCACTCATGTTTCAAATGAGGAAGTATTTTACAAGTACATGACAATACATATAGTTTTACCGCGACACAAACCAGCCAGTCAATCCGCCGATTACTCTTATTTTCCTGCCGCGGCTCCTCCCCGAAATGCATCCCCCAGCTGCCCCTCCTAATCTTCGTCATCCTAAATTTCAAATTTCAAAATCTGGCCATGCTGTTTGTCGCTACAAATCTTGCATCGGTGCTCCCATGGCCCTGCAGCTACGCAAGTGTGCAGTGTTGCCTGCTTGTTTGAGTTTCTCTTCGTCTGTTGTAAGCGCATTGATTGTCATATACTACTACTAATCCGATACAActtcaattatttctatcatcCCGTAGCAACGCACATACGTTATACTAGTATAGGCTAAATTTTGACTCATaatcccgcccccccccccccccccccccttgtcataTTCCCTCTGAAAAGGTCTACAATTTTTTTTAAAGGCCTACAAATTTCTTATTTAGTCAAACGGTATAGAGTTTGTTCAAGTCTGTAGCAAAAGCTATCAAGACCTATGATACCAAATTAATAGATACAATATAAAATATATTTTTCATATTATATTTGTTCAAGATTGTGTAGTTGTTGATTATTTTCTACAAGCTTGATCAAAGTATTAATCATTTGACTCTAACTAAAAATTATAAACCTATTTAAAAACGAGGGAGTACAGTATTTTTCAATTGGAATGCAAGGATCAACAGGTTCATCTTGAACGAGGGAGTACGACTTTGACGTTCTTCTTGAATGGCTGAACTTACAGCCTTGCAGAATAGCGACCTACTATGAGGTTGGACCTGACACGTTGCCAAGATTGGTACCTGAAGCATTCGTTGACGCACAGACACTTGTAAAACAACAAATATACGTTCATCTCATATATATAGGGTGCCGGAGGCAAACCACCATCAACCTATGAGTTTCACACCCAGAATATAAGCATGCCATGTGAAATTCTCATCATTGTACAAGAAAAACCCTTCTGGTGGACTAATCGGACACAAATTATCACACATGCCTGCCGGTGACGACATACTGAACCAAACACCACGCATCAGTCACTATCTTTGAGCCAGCTTCTTAAGGTGCTGAAACAGCTTCTGCTTTATCCACTGCCGGTCATATGGCAGAAACGCATGGATTTCGTGATCATAGCTGCAAACAGAAAACATAGATATATTACTCTGGACAGGAACACGTGAATCAACTTTGCCCCACAGCGATCTAATAATGATTGATGATCTTAAAAGTTATATTACTCACACTAGCGCACTGATGTCAGCTAGGCCGTCGATGAAGTTGTACAGGTCGGTGATGTCATAGGTTATGTTCGGGATCATTGGGTTGATATCCCTGATTTTCCTTTCATAGAGACCACAGATTCCTGCCATTTACAGGGAGTGGTAGCAAACAGTTAATGAATTTACAAAACAAAAATGAAACAACAAGCAATTCTGGAGGAAAAAAGAATTCTGATTCTATTACGGCATATGATAGTGAGCAGTTGAGCATAGAGTAGGGAATATGAAACAATGGTCCTTGTAAAAAAATACTTCTAATTTGATACACTGCCACTGAGGAGCTACCCAGTTCGCCTTTAGTTTCCTAAAACTTGAGCACTCACTGAGTTTAATACATAGACAGATAGAGCCTTAAATATTGACCGTGCCTCCGACTAATAATAGGATAGGATAGGCACAGGCTGATTTGTTATTGCAATTTTCAGCTAGTCATTTTTAACACAGCCAAAACTGAGGGAAAAAACTTATTAATGAGgaaaaaatgaatgaatctacataaAATCTACAACTCATATGGTAATCACTACAATCGTGCCAATAATATTAACTGGGCTAGTTATTTGAACGTTGCAGCACAGGTTCCTTAAAGAAACTACACGTACCATCCAATGCATGGTTAATTGAATTATAATCCATGaacgtcctggagctcctgtttTGGGATGGTTGCATCAGAATAATGGTGTGCCTCCCAGCCTACAAGATGCACAAAAACAGATTAAGATATCAACACACATAAATTGCTCCAAGATTACCAATGACTTAATTTAATCATTGTTAAGATGCCACAGTGAATAACAATGTATATAAATGGATGCTAAataaatgggataaagagttaatAAACTTGTCCATATTTGGGTGTTGAATAGGTTTCTAAAATAGCCGCTATTTCTAGAAGCAACTCTTGTACTAACAGAGACAGTACTACAAAAGTGAAGATTTTCTTGAGTACCCATTGATTGTATGTGAGGTATAGTTCCTCTGTTTAAACAGTTGATGTTCCTTAAGTTGAAGGATATTATGCAATTATGGTATCCACAAAACTTCTTGTCGGGTAGTAATAATAGTCGTAGACTAAAGCAAACGCAGCCCAACACAATGTCTTGCAACAACAAGTAATAGTATCGATAACATACTTAGTCTTGCAATCACCAAACAGCTTTTGTTCTATTTGAGAAAAGAgtaaaaaaaaatcaaatcaaggTCCCAAAACATGCTAGATCCTCGAGGCAGCTGCTGGATGGCCGCTTAGGCGCATGCTAGGTGGCAGTCTAAGAATGCAGAAGGTTGAATAAGGCACACATTTGTGAAAGAAAATAGTATAAAGAGGATAAAAAAAATAGTCAGTGTAGACTGCCCAGCCCATTAAAGCACCAGAACAACACATATGCACACGACATGAAGTTAGGGTTCCCCCAACATTCTCTTCCATGCAGCCGACTCCACCCCTGTCCCCCTCCCGCTAGCCCTAACTCCATGAGCAGGCAAGCAGCATCAGTGCCAGCAACCAGACAGGTACCACAACACGACGTTCTCTCCTTCGTCCTTCTTCCCGATGCTGCCTCCTTTCCTTCCCTCCACACTGTTGATTCCTCACGGGAGAAGGTTGATGCGCCGCCAGCTGCCTACAACCTCAGGCTTCCCCACAGCACCAAACGATGATTTTTCCAACTCTTCAGATTTCGTGTGTGTGTGCTAGCAACGATTTTTATGCCGACACATTGTTTTCGAATATAGGTAAGATCAACTACGCAACACATTAATGATGGCAACTCATAAGAAAGGGGAAACAGCCAAATTCGAATAATGATTCAGATAGCTGGCATTACTTCCTGGCAATAACTATATGTTCTGCTTGAAAGATAAATTCTCGTACTGTGCAATAAGCCAATAAGTATGCTCTTATAAATTGCAGGAAAGCTTTCCATGTGCATTTTGTAGGAAGTGTTTAAGCATAACTGATGGCGAGATGGATAATAAGTAAATAAGCACTCGATCTTTAAAACTGGGCCTAAATATCAGATATTTCTTTTTCTTGCTGAAATTAACCTGCTCGATAATACGCCCTGATTGCCTACATGCCCATAGACCATAGCGTAAGTACTTCAGGTGAAATACATATAGGAGGAAAACATCACACACAAAATACTTTGTTCCGCAGCCATCTTTATATTCAAGTCAAAAGGTTCTTTTTCTAAGCTATATTGCACCGACAAGTATCCGGCATGAGATTTGCCATTTTTGAAAGAATGGCGAGTATACTTTGTTTCACAACCCCTGTTGTATATGATCCAAAAGGTATGTTCGGCAGCCGGCCAATATATGCATGATTTTGTCGAGAGTGAAGTGTTTGTGGCATGATGTGAATTGGTCGATTGTGGAAGATATGGGTTGAGTTCCAAAAACTCAGGGAAGCAAGTGATTTTTTCGCGGTCGCCACCAATCTTCAAAGAAAATATATACAAGCTGATCATGCTGATCCAGACACTCCAGACACAACCGCCCCTAAACAGTAAGTTACAGGGGAAACGTGGAAAGCAGTTACTCCCAATCGATCTCAAAAGCAATGCAAATTATCTACAGCTTTTTAGTACCAAACATTATTACTTAACTATAAAGAAAGAAAAGACTGAAAATAGACAGTGAATCAACGGAATCGAGTTGTTCTAaggatttggattcagattcggCAGTCGAGACATCTATATCTATAGAATTTCAAAAGAGAGAAAAGGATCCGAATCCGTCCGGAGAACGAGCTCAAACCTTGGCAGAAACATTCATAGTAGCGTACGTTCCCTACGTTAATTGAGATAGCGCTAGGTGATCATCGACAGCTTGGGCTAGGCCACAGCTCGACACATCCTCCCATAGTCCCTTTTCTCAGCTTAAAACCtaaaaagctactccctccgttcctaaatatttgtcttttttgagatttcaaatagtcaccgcatacggatgtatatagacatattttagagtgtagattcactcattttgttccgtatgtagtcaccatttgaaacctctagaaagacaaatatttaggaacggagggagtatatttctaaGATATATGAGTACAGACAAACATGTGCCCAACACAGGGGGCATGGCTATAATCTAATTTAATGCTCATAGTTAAAAAGGCATGTCTAGGCTCTAGGTGATAGCAAAGCGCTTAATTGCGTTTAATCAGTGCATTGTCTTTGGTCagaaaagcgcaaggcggtggcaaaaacGTACAATTAACGCCTAGCGATTTCTTTTAACTatgtaagtactccctccgttcctaaatacttgtctttcta encodes the following:
- the LOC123144792 gene encoding pentatricopeptide repeat-containing protein At1g01970, with the protein product MRALLSLSKLARRLPTSLAATRVAPPLLQRHLHADSALPPQAAPPFASRILQSEESPPPSTDLEHAQPAPDPVLDEFLARLVTALRPTLAASFPTHTRPVLDEMLRLIAEAVLNRLSGADPGPDTVELSDDLWAAVWEVSASVQEAMRRDQVRADLRNYLHSDDVKEMTRFAVDVGIRGAMLRELRFKWAREKLEEVEFYRGLEVMRQQADAADSPAAPPQARLTALPQRKGEVKFKISGLDLSDPKWAEVAERAAEAEAHFVPEEAKAVDGKAKKAEEQLLAVEPRKGNPVPAMEEWKEELRPKRVDWMALLERVKARNVELYLKVAEILLDEDSFAATIRDYSKLIDLHSRANHVQDVERILGKMKEKDIAPDILTSITLVHMYSKSGNLEQATRAFDFIQKEGLQPDTKLFTSMISACINAGDPKQAERLVKKMDELSMKPSREIYMDVMRAYAERNLVDGAQSVKTKMSFAGIEPPLECFTLLIEAYGRAGNPDCAYEAFEQMRKNGHEPDDRCLAGMITALMKKNQLDQALKLLLSLEKEGVKPGVKTNLALLDWLSTLQLVQEAEQLVQKIRKVGEEPLEIHVYLADMYAKSRQEEKARKSLKILEEKKRLLKADQFERIIRGLQVGGFSEDASKYFKMMRSRGFVPSATVEAGVRGVGRLAGR
- the LOC123144793 gene encoding enhancer of rudimentary homolog, which translates into the protein MAGRHTIILMQPSQNRSSRTFMDYNSINHALDGICGLYERKIRDINPMIPNITYDITDLYNFIDGLADISALVYDHEIHAFLPYDRQWIKQKLFQHLKKLAQR